AATCGCCCGTATAAGGCCGGGAGTACCTGTCAGCCGGGTGGGCGGGGCCATTCATGATGAAGCGGCTTCTCGGGGCTTTCACGTCCTGAAGGACTTGCTTGGCCACAGCCTCGGCTGGAACTGCCTGCATGGAGGCCTGACCATCCCCCCGTATGACGATGGCTCGGACTTAAAAATAAGAGAGGGCGACGTGCTCGCCATCGAGCCGTTCCTCACGAAAGGCAGCGGTATAATATCCAGAATCGGCGGAGGAAATATATATCAGCTATTTAGAAATGGCGAGATATATGCCCATGGGCCAGAGGAAAAGGAGTTGCTAGGATTTATACATGAGCACTATGGCACCTTCCCGTTCGCAGAACGCTGGCTGCCAAAGCCCGGAGGCCTGCCGGGCCTGCTGAGTTCCGCCTGCGTCAAGGCTTTCCCCATGATGGTAGAAGCCGACGGCGCGCCCGTTGCCCAGGCAGAGGCCACGGTCATCGTCGAGCACGATGGGTACATGATCATCACTTGAGGCTTTAGAATGATGGTAAGGTTGAGGGATTTTGTCGAGACGAAGGAGCACTGGATCTTCTCCGTGGTAGATTATTATTGCGGGGGTGGCGCCCGCTGCCTGTTGCGCTACGTTCCCGGCCCGGACGGAGAGCGCGTCCGTGATGGGATCCGCTATAAAAAAATGGGCTTCGACGAGGCCTACGCGTTCATCAGGGAGAACCGGCCCGAATACATCGACGGCGTCATGGTCGTGCCCTTCGGCGACGTCATGAAGCATTACCAGCCCCATGACGGCCTCGTCCGAATTCTCGACACGGACCGCAGGGCGAAAAAGATGGTCGAAGCATTAAAGGGAGTGGAGTTCGAGTCGATGGGAATCACGGGCTCGAAGCTCGTCGGCCTTGGGGCCGAGACGTCGGACGTCGACTTTGTCGTTTATGGTACAGAATGGTATAAGGCCCGGGACGCCCTTCAGCGGGCCACTGCCGCGCGAAAGATCGACGCGATAGACGAGGCGGGCTGGGAAAAGATATACAAGAAGAGGAAGCCCGAGCTTAGCTTCGAGGAGTTCTATTTACACGAGCGGCGAAAAGGCAATCGCTGCCTTCTGGACGGCGCCCTGACGGACCTGCTGTTCGTCCGGTCCTGGGACCAGATTGGGCCGCGGGTGCCCATCGGGCATAGCCTGGGGATAAAAACAATTACGGCCAGAGTTACCGATGCTGAGTTCGCCTTCGACAGCCCGGCCATCTATCAGGTTAAGCACCCGGAAATCAAGGCAGTTTTATCGTTTACGCATACCTATGCCGGGCAGGCGCTGGCCGGAGAGACCATCGAGGCCTGCGGGCGGATGGAGGAGTACCCGGACGGCAGGGTGCTTGTCATCGGCACGTCGAGAGAGCCGAAGGGCGAGTGGATCAAGTCTTTGACTCTACTAGAAAAAGCCGAAAAAAATAAGAATGCGGGCCTTAAGCGGCCTTAAGCCCTCGTACCTTTTTAATAGCCGTACAGCTCGGCCTTGATCTTTTCAAGCTCGGCGATACGCTTCTCGATGGGCGGGTGAGTGGAGAACAGCTCCATCACGGCACTGGTGGTCGGAGATATGCACAGCGCCCTCGCGGACTCCAGGCCCATGGCGTCCTCCCTGCGGTATTCGCCGCCCGAGATCTTCCGTAAGGCGCTAATGAGAGCGTCAGGATTCTTCGTTGTCAGCGCGGAGCCCCGGTCTGCGCCGTACTCCCTGTATCTGGAGACGGTGTTGACAATGATCAGGCCGATAGTATTCGAGAAGATGCTCGAGATTATCCACCCTAGCATGCTAGAGCCATAGTTATTATCATTTCTGGAGAAAAGCATCGAAAAGACGAAGTATATTACATAGCTCACCACCGACACGACGAAGCTGGCGAAGGTGACGACGAACATGTCCCTGTTCTTGATATGGGTGAGCTCGTGAGCCAGGACGCTCTCCATCTCCTTCTCGCTAAGGCGGTTGAGGATGCCGGTCGTAACGGCCACAACGGCGTGGCTCTTGTTGCGCCCCGTGGCGAAGGCGTTAGGCATTTCGTTCTGGACGATGGCGACCCTCGGCTTGGGAATGCCCATCTCGGCGGCCAGGTTCTCGACTATACGGTGAAGCCTGGGGGCCTCGTTCTCATCGACGATACGGGCGCCCGTCGACCAGAGCACCAGCTTATCCGAAAAGAAATATTGTATGAACAGGAATCCGCCCGATAATAACGCGATAAAGGCCGGGTCGACCCCCATCCAGTCTAATAAGCCGATCGCGATAATGAAGAGTATGAACAGAGAGCCGTATACGACGGCCTTACGAAGGGCCATACCCCAATCAAATGCCATGTTAGTATCATCTCGCTTTTAAATGATATACACTAGCGATATATACTTTATCATTTGTGGTGAAGCACTAATATCAAATCAGCAAGTATTTATATTGTCAACATTAACCCATTGTAATGTGCCCGCTATGGCATGGCGTTCCATGGCAGGTGCCAGCATAATAAGCAAGGTAGAACATGGAAACGATAGACACGATAATTCAACCCATATCTCATACAGATAGCAAAGTGGCTGGAGCGGCGCCGTTCAGGGCGCAGGAGAAAGACGACGAGCTTCTGGACGCCTACTCCCGGGCGGTCGTCAGCGTCGTGGATAAGGTCAGCCCGGCCGTCGTGAACGTCTACGTTAGCAAGAAGATACAGCGCCCGATGATGTACGGCCCTGATGAAGTCCAGGGCGGAGGCTCGGGCTTCATCTTTACTCCGGACGGCTTCATCCTGACGAACAGCCACGTCATCCACGATGCCACGAAGATCGAGGTTACGCTATACGACGGCCGGCACTTCCCGGCGCGCGTCATCGGAGACGACCCGGATACGGACCTGGCCGTCATCAAGGTAGACGCCCACGACCTGGCTTTTGCGGAGCTGGGCGACTCGGAGGCGCTTCGCGTAGGACAGCTAGTCATCGCGATCGGCAACCCGTTCGGCTTTAACTGTACTGTGACGTCGGGCGTCGTGAGCGCGCTGGGGAGGTCCCTCAGGACCGGCTCCGGAAGGCTCATCGACGACGTCATCCAGACCGACGCGGCCCTGAATCCCGGCAACTCCGGCGGACCGCTCGTGAATTCGAGGGGAGAGATCATCGGCGTCAATAGCGCCGTCGTCCTGCCAGCCCAGGGCATCTGTTTCGCT
Above is a genomic segment from Methanocella sp. containing:
- a CDS encoding M48 family metalloprotease, whose protein sequence is MAFDWGMALRKAVVYGSLFILFIIAIGLLDWMGVDPAFIALLSGGFLFIQYFFSDKLVLWSTGARIVDENEAPRLHRIVENLAAEMGIPKPRVAIVQNEMPNAFATGRNKSHAVVAVTTGILNRLSEKEMESVLAHELTHIKNRDMFVVTFASFVVSVVSYVIYFVFSMLFSRNDNNYGSSMLGWIISSIFSNTIGLIIVNTVSRYREYGADRGSALTTKNPDALISALRKISGGEYRREDAMGLESARALCISPTTSAVMELFSTHPPIEKRIAELEKIKAELYGY
- a CDS encoding DNA polymerase subunit beta produces the protein MMVRLRDFVETKEHWIFSVVDYYCGGGARCLLRYVPGPDGERVRDGIRYKKMGFDEAYAFIRENRPEYIDGVMVVPFGDVMKHYQPHDGLVRILDTDRRAKKMVEALKGVEFESMGITGSKLVGLGAETSDVDFVVYGTEWYKARDALQRATAARKIDAIDEAGWEKIYKKRKPELSFEEFYLHERRKGNRCLLDGALTDLLFVRSWDQIGPRVPIGHSLGIKTITARVTDAEFAFDSPAIYQVKHPEIKAVLSFTHTYAGQALAGETIEACGRMEEYPDGRVLVIGTSREPKGEWIKSLTLLEKAEKNKNAGLKRP
- a CDS encoding S1C family serine protease, coding for MAGAAPFRAQEKDDELLDAYSRAVVSVVDKVSPAVVNVYVSKKIQRPMMYGPDEVQGGGSGFIFTPDGFILTNSHVIHDATKIEVTLYDGRHFPARVIGDDPDTDLAVIKVDAHDLAFAELGDSEALRVGQLVIAIGNPFGFNCTVTSGVVSALGRSLRTGSGRLIDDVIQTDAALNPGNSGGPLVNSRGEIIGVNSAVVLPAQGICFAIPSSIARFVAAALMHDGKIRRSWIGISGQNVALRPEIVKGKHLPVEQGVLVVSLERRSPAERAGLVPGDVIVGMDEHPVKSIDDLHKLLTEEFINKKAKLTVLRRLDKLSMDIVPVEKLGQ
- the map gene encoding type II methionyl aminopeptidase — translated: MHIFLDIEALRSYEEAGDIVKNVRRSITPSIKEGAMLLDIATLVEEEITGSGGRPAFPCTIAINETASHYTPSRDDERSLRRGDLVKVDFGACVHGYVADAAFTVEIGTREQEALIIAAKEALFAGIARIRPGVPVSRVGGAIHDEAASRGFHVLKDLLGHSLGWNCLHGGLTIPPYDDGSDLKIREGDVLAIEPFLTKGSGIISRIGGGNIYQLFRNGEIYAHGPEEKELLGFIHEHYGTFPFAERWLPKPGGLPGLLSSACVKAFPMMVEADGAPVAQAEATVIVEHDGYMIIT